A window of Thermococcus alcaliphilus contains these coding sequences:
- the mobA gene encoding molybdenum cofactor guanylyltransferase, translating to MQAYILAFPERKWESYLTPILEEPMVKIVEKRLLNTKRIDKVFTVVRKDKLKKFSLHVSNPIGVSARNKLEALHKALPFSGDIFFVEGNMPLVMPFLVNYLSTLFYESYADALIPVWADGSLEITHAFYNARALRKAIETCLSENERRLSCIAKHIDYEKVSIEELIKRNPKVSLSFFRVKNSLDIKFVEENIRKGL from the coding sequence ATGCAGGCATATATACTTGCCTTTCCGGAAAGGAAGTGGGAGAGCTATCTGACTCCAATACTTGAAGAGCCTATGGTAAAGATAGTAGAGAAAAGGCTTTTAAACACAAAGAGAATTGATAAGGTCTTTACAGTAGTCAGAAAAGACAAACTAAAAAAGTTCTCACTCCATGTTTCGAATCCTATCGGTGTGAGTGCAAGAAACAAGCTTGAAGCCCTTCACAAAGCGTTGCCCTTTTCGGGAGATATCTTCTTTGTAGAGGGCAACATGCCCTTGGTGATGCCGTTTTTGGTGAATTATCTTTCAACGCTATTTTACGAATCATATGCCGATGCTTTAATCCCAGTGTGGGCAGATGGGAGCCTTGAAATTACCCACGCTTTCTACAATGCAAGAGCGCTAAGAAAAGCCATTGAGACGTGCTTAAGCGAAAACGAGAGAAGACTAAGTTGCATCGCAAAGCACATTGACTACGAAAAGGTAAGTATAGAGGAGCTTATCAAGAGAAATCCAAAGGTTTCGCTGAGCTTCTTTAGAGTAAAGAATTCCCTTGACATTAAATTTGTGGAAGAAAATATTAGAAAGGGGCTCTAA
- a CDS encoding MazG nucleotide pyrophosphohydrolase domain-containing protein: MERLQREVDRVIKSFGGYWEPFEMLGAVVEELGELSREMLKFEGIKKDEGNSRIEEELGDVLFALICIANYYNINLEKALDKTISKYSFRDKERWRSSTL; encoded by the coding sequence ATGGAACGGCTTCAAAGAGAAGTAGATAGAGTGATAAAAAGTTTTGGCGGATACTGGGAGCCTTTTGAAATGCTTGGTGCGGTTGTTGAAGAGCTCGGAGAGTTATCGAGAGAAATGTTAAAATTTGAGGGGATAAAAAAGGATGAAGGGAACTCTAGAATCGAAGAAGAGCTTGGAGATGTTTTATTCGCCCTTATATGTATTGCTAACTACTACAACATTAATTTAGAAAAAGCTCTTGACAAAACAATTTCAAAATATTCATTTCGAGACAAAGAAAGATGGAGATCTTCTACCTTATAA
- a CDS encoding DUF63 family protein: MESVEKFIWEYFIRPMYTREGYNPYNTLVYAVILGLAIIYTYRWIIKPLKIKVDEKLFYAVTPMVVFGATVRALVDGGVLKPHPLILTPGIFFTAFLLILPAILADSRLKTYPKITVAWGTVLALYANYLLITNVKSWRPYELTIFYTLIFLLPILVYYKFRPFEKLYLFPVFAHIFDIGSTVVAIHYYGYREVHWIENILVQKFGAFVYYPWIVLILIAVYYGLKYLVPDEEERRFWYLAVYILGLGPAIRDPAQMILQIG; the protein is encoded by the coding sequence ATGGAATCAGTAGAGAAGTTTATATGGGAGTACTTCATAAGACCTATGTACACAAGAGAGGGCTACAATCCATACAACACCCTTGTTTATGCAGTCATTCTGGGATTAGCAATTATTTACACGTACAGGTGGATAATAAAGCCTCTCAAAATAAAGGTTGATGAAAAGCTTTTCTATGCCGTTACTCCGATGGTTGTGTTCGGTGCAACCGTTAGAGCCCTTGTCGATGGAGGAGTTTTGAAGCCCCATCCCCTTATTTTGACTCCGGGAATATTTTTCACGGCATTCTTGTTGATTTTACCCGCTATTCTCGCGGACTCAAGGCTAAAAACGTACCCAAAAATTACGGTAGCATGGGGAACGGTTTTAGCTTTGTATGCCAACTATCTATTGATCACAAACGTTAAGAGCTGGAGACCATATGAGCTGACGATATTCTATACACTAATATTTCTCCTGCCAATTTTGGTCTATTACAAATTCAGACCTTTTGAAAAGCTCTATTTGTTCCCTGTTTTTGCCCATATCTTTGACATAGGATCCACAGTTGTGGCTATCCACTACTACGGCTACCGGGAGGTTCACTGGATTGAGAACATTCTCGTTCAAAAGTTCGGAGCTTTTGTGTATTATCCATGGATAGTGCTTATCCTTATAGCGGTTTATTATGGTCTAAAATATTTGGTGCCCGACGAGGAAGAGAGGAGATTTTGGTATTTGGCAGTTTACATACTTGGACTGGGTCCAGCTATAAGGGATCCAGCCCAGATGATTTTACAAATTGGTTAG
- a CDS encoding ArsR/SmtB family transcription factor: MKVRELLEGLNEKQRRTVQKCLASCEILDLEEEVETELSKDLIEFVKVLSNPIRAGILKMLKNRWMCVCLIAKALNQDQTLISHHLRTLKGMNLLHERREGKLRFYRTNLEELKKYVDMLEKELL, encoded by the coding sequence ATGAAGGTTAGGGAACTTCTTGAAGGGTTAAACGAAAAGCAGAGAAGAACCGTGCAAAAATGCTTAGCTTCGTGTGAGATACTCGATTTGGAAGAGGAGGTCGAAACTGAGCTTTCCAAGGATTTAATAGAGTTCGTGAAAGTCCTATCAAACCCAATAAGAGCGGGGATACTAAAAATGCTCAAAAACAGATGGATGTGCGTTTGCTTGATAGCAAAGGCATTGAACCAAGATCAGACTCTCATAAGCCATCATCTCAGAACCCTTAAAGGAATGAATCTTCTACACGAGAGAAGGGAAGGAAAGCTTAGATTCTACAGGACAAACCTTGAGGAACTTAAGAAATACGTTGATATGCTGGAAAAGGAGCTTCTTTAA
- a CDS encoding DUF1102 domain-containing protein: protein MRKLIKLTVLPIMLVITFFAWGIFVVRPIPVVLAVDDNVSVPMENPLPPYAYLSNGHLKIDISNQSPLYPGFGEGLSPDTVYIFNDVFEIYNNETETGESVICVTISSPTQVVGLFVSPYTGTWSQSIEFEVPANQSVQVGMRFDTTGLSLGDYNQNITIQAFGGSCE, encoded by the coding sequence GTGAGAAAACTAATCAAATTAACTGTTCTGCCGATTATGTTGGTCATAACCTTCTTTGCGTGGGGTATTTTTGTTGTGAGACCGATTCCAGTTGTTCTTGCTGTTGATGATAACGTTTCAGTTCCTATGGAAAACCCCCTTCCACCTTACGCTTATCTAAGCAATGGTCACTTGAAGATTGACATAAGCAACCAGAGCCCCCTTTATCCGGGCTTTGGGGAAGGTCTTTCACCCGATACTGTTTACATCTTCAACGACGTTTTTGAGATATACAACAACGAAACTGAAACCGGGGAATCTGTTATATGTGTGACTATAAGCTCGCCAACGCAAGTTGTTGGCCTTTTTGTAAGCCCCTACACAGGCACCTGGAGTCAGAGTATAGAGTTTGAAGTTCCCGCAAACCAGAGTGTTCAAGTTGGAATGCGGTTTGATACCACCGGCTTATCCTTGGGAGATTACAACCAAAACATTACAATACAGGCATTTGGAGGTTCTTGCGAATGA
- a CDS encoding biotin transporter BioY, protein MKAKEVSYVALFAALTAIGAQIAIPIGTVPITLQILFVLLSGLILGAKLGFLSQLVYLFMGAIGLPVFANFSGGFGHIYGPTGGYLLSFPIAAFLAGLISERGRRIKDYTIGSAIGILAIYLLGWLRLGLFMGGDFEKAFLLGVAPFIPIDALKGGLAVLIADRVHKTIKI, encoded by the coding sequence ATGAAGGCCAAGGAAGTATCTTACGTAGCACTCTTTGCGGCTTTAACGGCAATTGGGGCTCAAATAGCGATTCCAATTGGTACTGTGCCAATAACGCTTCAAATTCTATTTGTTTTGTTAAGTGGTTTAATCCTGGGAGCAAAACTGGGGTTCCTAAGTCAGCTAGTGTATCTCTTTATGGGTGCTATAGGACTTCCCGTTTTTGCGAACTTCAGTGGAGGTTTTGGACATATATACGGCCCTACTGGTGGCTATCTCCTATCGTTCCCAATTGCAGCGTTTTTAGCAGGATTGATAAGCGAAAGAGGGAGAAGAATAAAGGACTATACCATAGGCTCTGCGATAGGGATTCTAGCAATCTACTTGCTGGGCTGGTTGAGATTGGGGCTTTTTATGGGAGGAGATTTTGAAAAGGCCTTTTTGCTGGGGGTTGCCCCCTTTATTCCAATAGATGCCCTAAAAGGAGGGCTTGCTGTTCTAATTGCCGATAGGGTTCATAAAACCATTAAAATTTAG
- a CDS encoding DUF5305 family protein, whose product MDRDNIKEKLKKLVTRREVLAVSLVLFLFFGFYSIKLMGVSSVVTTQQTLGKYTQKGELVHVALLKNNTLYGERLSREEYPIPLVESFVVTYSYRFTPMTSIRGTYNTQGIVQYTVNKGSEVVVLWEEKLFEKSGELKDGKFAVQYELNLTKLANRTNEIMEQLGLKRLNRNIMFVTRVNVKGSVYGREITESFEHSSYLVKDSSAGLYYFTNEKESMQKTVVEKGAKKTVVTIAGLPFYADTAKKVAPILALLFLTPLLGGVYTIRAQRPKNEFKDLSPYITEGAPIHVEKRVILATKEDLKKAFDLLDKPILHYKDGEEDVYTIIDGNIAYEYRKRENN is encoded by the coding sequence ATGGATAGAGATAATATAAAAGAAAAACTGAAAAAACTGGTAACTAGAAGGGAAGTTCTTGCAGTGTCGCTAGTTCTCTTCTTGTTTTTTGGATTCTATTCAATAAAGCTGATGGGAGTTAGCTCTGTTGTAACCACACAGCAGACACTTGGCAAATACACTCAAAAGGGAGAGCTAGTTCATGTGGCTTTGTTAAAGAACAACACGCTTTATGGAGAAAGGCTCAGTAGGGAAGAATATCCCATTCCCCTAGTAGAGAGCTTTGTAGTGACATATAGTTATCGCTTTACTCCAATGACTTCAATAAGGGGAACTTACAACACTCAGGGAATAGTGCAATATACAGTGAACAAAGGTAGTGAAGTAGTAGTTCTGTGGGAGGAAAAGCTTTTTGAAAAGTCTGGGGAGCTGAAGGATGGTAAATTTGCTGTACAGTACGAGCTTAATCTGACCAAACTCGCAAACAGGACAAATGAGATAATGGAGCAGCTCGGCTTGAAGAGGTTAAACCGAAACATAATGTTTGTTACTAGAGTTAACGTTAAGGGAAGTGTTTACGGAAGGGAAATAACTGAGAGCTTTGAACATAGCTCGTATTTAGTTAAGGACTCAAGCGCTGGCCTTTACTACTTCACCAACGAAAAAGAAAGCATGCAGAAAACGGTGGTAGAAAAAGGAGCGAAGAAAACTGTAGTAACGATTGCTGGCTTGCCTTTCTACGCAGATACTGCAAAGAAAGTGGCTCCTATATTGGCTTTGCTGTTCTTAACTCCTCTATTGGGCGGAGTTTACACGATAAGAGCCCAAAGGCCCAAGAACGAATTTAAGGACTTATCTCCTTACATAACGGAGGGAGCCCCAATTCATGTGGAGAAAAGGGTAATTCTGGCCACGAAAGAAGACTTGAAGAAAGCCTTTGATCTCTTAGACAAGCCAATCCTTCATTACAAGGATGGCGAAGAGGACGTTTATACGATAATTGACGGCAACATAGCGTATGAATATAGAAAAAGAGAAAACAACTGA
- a CDS encoding energy-coupling factor ABC transporter ATP-binding protein, producing the protein MIEVRDLWHIYEGKKEALRGVSLTFGNEIIALVGPNGSGKTTLAKHLNGLLKPTKGEVIVDGMDTRKHSVAELARVVGYVFQNPEHMFFEENVFREVAFGPKNLGLSEEEIEERVKWALREVNLEGYEDRSPYSLSGGEKQRLAIACILAMKPKYLILDEPTTGLDEKNAESIKKIIRKLYREGHGILLITHEMDLVLELAERVVLLYQGKKVFDGDVKEFFELDLRKYDLDRPRLLTISEEIGLGFFRSVEEFVKVLEMRT; encoded by the coding sequence ATGATAGAGGTAAGGGATCTGTGGCATATCTACGAGGGGAAGAAAGAAGCCCTTAGGGGAGTTAGTCTAACTTTCGGAAACGAGATTATAGCCCTAGTTGGCCCTAATGGTTCTGGGAAAACAACTCTTGCAAAGCATTTGAATGGACTTTTGAAGCCGACAAAAGGTGAAGTTATAGTGGATGGCATGGACACGAGAAAACACAGCGTTGCCGAGCTTGCGAGAGTTGTTGGCTACGTTTTTCAGAATCCAGAGCACATGTTTTTTGAGGAGAACGTATTTAGAGAGGTTGCCTTTGGTCCTAAAAATCTCGGTCTCTCAGAGGAGGAGATTGAGGAGAGGGTCAAATGGGCGTTAAGAGAGGTTAATCTCGAGGGCTATGAGGATCGCTCACCTTATTCTCTCAGTGGTGGGGAAAAGCAGCGCTTAGCAATAGCATGCATTTTGGCTATGAAGCCCAAATACCTAATCCTCGACGAACCCACAACAGGACTAGATGAAAAAAATGCCGAAAGCATAAAGAAGATAATCAGAAAACTTTACAGAGAAGGCCATGGGATACTCCTAATAACCCATGAAATGGATTTGGTTCTTGAGCTGGCAGAGAGGGTTGTACTTCTATACCAAGGAAAAAAGGTTTTTGATGGGGACGTTAAAGAGTTTTTCGAGCTTGATTTAAGAAAATACGACTTAGACAGGCCAAGGCTTCTCACAATAAGTGAGGAGATAGGTTTGGGATTCTTCAGGAGTGTTGAGGAGTTTGTAAAAGTCTTGGAGATGAGAACATGA
- a CDS encoding signal peptidase I — protein MKKLLEYFLILAVSVFVVGSIVGALLDRPVFMSYVSSDSMTPTLNRGDLFFINPISRSADVGDIIVFNLRGSWTVHRVVAIVEDGYITKGDNNVATDQQEGRASPVSKDKIAGKVVTIGNSPLKIPQLGTYIQKGISGRNKMLLAALMIIVGALAFTGESKHKRKRAKFIKVKFKTLYILTSAFLLIMLSASIFVSWQVFPIEYAVTSAGGQREGWVLPGSTFEREITIKNGNFYPMIYYLEPQTGGISSLSKTQLELGPQEEETVKVTINAPEETSLFTDKVRVNAYIPLLPESLIGFLYRANPVLPVFAILFETSVFLGVLYLISGIGNEDVLKIRNRRSSLLRQIKMEVFGR, from the coding sequence ATGAAGAAGCTCCTTGAATACTTTCTGATTCTCGCGGTTTCCGTGTTTGTTGTCGGGTCTATCGTTGGGGCTCTTCTTGATAGGCCTGTTTTCATGTCTTATGTTTCCTCTGATAGCATGACCCCTACTTTGAATAGGGGGGATTTGTTTTTCATAAATCCCATTTCAAGGAGCGCCGATGTAGGAGATATAATTGTTTTCAACTTAAGGGGTAGCTGGACTGTGCACAGAGTTGTGGCTATTGTTGAAGATGGCTACATTACCAAAGGCGACAACAACGTTGCGACTGATCAGCAAGAAGGGAGAGCAAGTCCAGTTTCAAAAGATAAAATAGCGGGAAAAGTCGTTACTATTGGTAATTCCCCCCTTAAAATCCCTCAATTAGGTACATACATTCAAAAGGGAATCTCTGGAAGAAACAAAATGCTCCTCGCTGCTTTGATGATAATCGTCGGTGCCCTTGCATTTACCGGAGAATCAAAGCACAAAAGAAAGAGGGCAAAGTTCATTAAAGTTAAGTTTAAAACGCTTTACATCTTAACTTCGGCCTTTCTCTTAATAATGCTCTCGGCATCGATTTTCGTTTCATGGCAAGTGTTTCCAATAGAGTACGCAGTAACATCCGCAGGGGGGCAGAGAGAAGGCTGGGTTTTGCCGGGTTCCACATTTGAGAGAGAAATCACAATCAAAAACGGGAACTTCTATCCAATGATCTACTACCTCGAGCCTCAGACTGGAGGAATTTCAAGCTTATCAAAAACCCAGCTTGAATTAGGGCCTCAAGAGGAAGAGACGGTTAAAGTTACAATAAACGCGCCCGAAGAGACTTCTTTATTCACGGATAAGGTTAGGGTAAACGCCTACATCCCACTGTTACCCGAATCGCTTATAGGTTTTCTATATAGAGCAAATCCAGTGTTGCCTGTCTTTGCAATACTCTTTGAGACTTCAGTTTTTCTGGGAGTTCTTTACCTCATTTCAGGAATCGGGAATGAAGATGTTTTGAAAATCAGAAATAGGAGATCGAGCTTATTAAGGCAAATCAAAATGGAGGTGTTTGGAAGATGA
- a CDS encoding Mov34/MPN/PAD-1 family protein yields the protein MKVKIRKELLEYLLQLARDFYPNEFGGFLREKDGIFEEVLIIPKGYFGKSSVYFDTWLLPHDENIKGTVHSHPVPSSRPSRADVSFFSKFGGVHIIIAYPFKEESVKAYNSEGREIEIEIIE from the coding sequence ATGAAGGTAAAAATTAGGAAAGAACTTTTGGAGTATCTCCTACAACTAGCGAGAGATTTTTATCCCAACGAATTTGGGGGATTTCTAAGAGAAAAGGATGGAATCTTTGAGGAAGTCCTTATAATTCCAAAGGGCTACTTCGGGAAAAGCTCCGTTTATTTCGACACATGGCTATTGCCCCACGATGAAAACATAAAGGGAACAGTTCACTCGCATCCAGTTCCTTCCTCAAGGCCTTCTCGAGCAGACGTGAGCTTTTTCTCCAAATTCGGAGGAGTTCATATAATAATTGCGTATCCTTTCAAGGAAGAGAGCGTAAAAGCCTATAACAGCGAAGGGAGAGAAATCGAAATAGAGATAATTGAGTGA
- a CDS encoding energy-coupling factor transporter transmembrane component T family protein yields MMYTLYLERDSLLHRLDPRVKIIGSLFGIIALILFNSPILLTLLFLLIVLTLGILGKITIREIFNVLKPLIPISIVAMIIWPFILKPWYFGLFIGFGYGIRLLSVALLTLGLIMTTPQRDLILGFIKMGMPYEIGLTLTIALRYIPTLYMLAQTIMDAQKSRGLELERGNFIQRAKNTVPILIPLIVASIKTAHELSIALESRAFGASKRRTFLHNIKMEVKDYIALGITFALFFLAVYARYFLGVGYVKLF; encoded by the coding sequence ATGATGTACACGTTATACCTTGAAAGGGACTCCCTCCTTCACCGTCTTGATCCGAGGGTGAAGATAATTGGCTCTCTTTTTGGCATAATAGCTTTAATCCTCTTTAACTCTCCTATACTTCTAACCCTCCTTTTCCTCCTGATAGTCCTTACCCTTGGCATCCTAGGCAAGATAACCATTAGAGAAATCTTTAACGTTCTCAAACCACTAATCCCGATCTCCATAGTTGCAATGATTATATGGCCGTTTATTCTAAAGCCGTGGTATTTTGGTCTCTTTATAGGTTTTGGCTATGGAATAAGGCTCCTTTCAGTTGCCCTGCTTACTTTGGGTCTGATAATGACAACGCCCCAAAGGGATCTTATCCTTGGCTTCATTAAAATGGGAATGCCCTATGAAATTGGCCTTACCTTGACCATAGCCCTTAGATACATCCCAACTCTCTACATGCTAGCTCAGACGATAATGGATGCTCAAAAGTCAAGAGGACTTGAGCTTGAAAGGGGCAACTTCATCCAGAGGGCTAAAAATACGGTTCCCATTTTAATCCCTCTGATAGTCGCATCAATAAAAACCGCCCACGAGCTCAGCATAGCCTTGGAAAGCAGGGCATTTGGAGCAAGCAAAAGAAGGACTTTTCTCCATAACATCAAGATGGAGGTAAAGGACTACATAGCGCTCGGAATAACTTTTGCCCTATTCTTCCTCGCAGTTTATGCGAGATACTTTCTTGGGGTTGGGTACGTTAAACTATTCTAA
- a CDS encoding DUF7344 domain-containing protein, which yields MSSIPRGAGVNGENDTMSPSSMILGNDRRLLLLRFLQNNNGKAELREIVDFIAENEGQNDRKHRKSVYVSLLQTHIPKMERAGIIKFDHNTVTLLKVPEDVDVYMEVVSKHDVSWSTFYSGVSVLFALLGVWLNNIPLVIISAIYFTLSIIQHFKTYRVISRSSDQ from the coding sequence ATGAGCAGTATCCCAAGAGGGGCTGGAGTAAATGGAGAAAATGACACGATGAGCCCCTCCTCAATGATTCTAGGGAATGACAGGAGATTGCTTCTCCTAAGGTTCCTCCAGAACAATAATGGGAAGGCCGAATTAAGGGAGATTGTGGATTTTATAGCTGAAAACGAAGGACAAAACGATAGAAAGCACAGAAAGAGTGTCTATGTAAGTCTGCTCCAAACCCATATCCCGAAAATGGAAAGAGCAGGGATAATAAAATTTGACCACAACACAGTGACCTTGCTTAAGGTTCCGGAAGATGTCGACGTTTACATGGAAGTGGTTTCAAAGCACGACGTAAGCTGGAGCACCTTTTACTCAGGAGTTTCTGTCCTCTTTGCTCTCTTAGGTGTGTGGCTCAACAACATACCCCTTGTGATAATCTCAGCGATATACTTTACTTTGTCAATCATTCAGCACTTCAAGACTTACAGGGTTATCAGTAGATCCAGTGACCAATAA
- a CDS encoding DUF1102 domain-containing protein has protein sequence MAFAMALGTSATFRDFEVSRSTHISVVADDNELIDLRPGQPYAYIDDDGKLVIEISKNNPNWPGNPDSEYYDPNWTEEMGIGISVGSNYNFDHVFYVSNHLWENKNITVRIISSSDNVAFFHPDNDKVVGGVVFGTTTGETPSESDEAITDICFVLEPGTELGISMEFAGGALGTYNSTITVYAWPEEDYPCPNIGGAPQ, from the coding sequence GTGGCCTTCGCAATGGCCCTTGGCACTAGTGCAACGTTCAGAGACTTCGAGGTTTCAAGAAGTACTCACATTAGCGTAGTAGCAGATGACAACGAGCTTATTGACTTACGCCCAGGGCAGCCGTATGCATATATCGATGACGATGGCAAGCTAGTAATTGAAATATCAAAGAATAATCCAAACTGGCCGGGGAACCCAGATTCAGAGTATTACGACCCTAATTGGACAGAGGAAATGGGAATTGGTATCAGTGTTGGCTCAAACTACAACTTTGACCATGTTTTCTACGTGAGCAACCACCTTTGGGAGAACAAGAACATTACCGTGAGAATAATCTCAAGCAGTGATAACGTAGCGTTCTTCCACCCTGATAATGATAAAGTAGTAGGTGGAGTGGTATTTGGTACAACTACCGGAGAAACCCCAAGTGAATCGGATGAGGCAATAACCGACATATGCTTTGTGTTAGAGCCTGGAACCGAGCTCGGTATTTCAATGGAGTTTGCTGGAGGAGCTCTAGGAACGTACAACTCCACTATAACCGTGTACGCATGGCCTGAAGAAGACTACCCGTGCCCTAACATAGGAGGTGCACCACAATGA
- a CDS encoding DUF1102 domain-containing protein, protein MRKILGILILIAGIVIAVSASSANFAYFEATRNVTVTVVPDDNELIDLNPLQPYAYINSNGEMVLQLSIANTNWPGHTSNPNYNSTWAEMQYGTGVSPDSIYVFEEVFEVSNHLWENVDICVEITYDGDGGILFFTGDYVEGAGQTSLKFTVPHGEAVKVGMVLDSSGLVEGQSIDGNIKVTAENGECPIII, encoded by the coding sequence ATGAGAAAAATACTAGGAATCTTAATTTTGATTGCAGGAATAGTCATAGCGGTCAGTGCAAGTAGTGCAAACTTTGCTTACTTTGAGGCCACAAGAAATGTTACTGTCACCGTAGTTCCAGATGATAATGAACTCATAGACTTGAATCCTTTGCAACCCTATGCCTACATTAACAGTAACGGTGAAATGGTTCTACAGCTATCAATAGCAAACACCAACTGGCCAGGCCATACTTCAAACCCGAATTACAACTCAACTTGGGCTGAGATGCAATATGGGACTGGTGTAAGCCCAGACAGCATTTATGTCTTCGAAGAAGTCTTTGAAGTTAGCAACCACCTTTGGGAAAACGTAGACATCTGTGTCGAGATCACTTACGATGGAGATGGAGGAATATTGTTCTTTACGGGTGACTATGTTGAAGGTGCAGGACAAACAAGTTTGAAATTTACAGTACCTCACGGAGAAGCCGTAAAAGTTGGAATGGTACTTGATAGTAGTGGCTTGGTAGAGGGACAAAGCATTGACGGAAATATTAAAGTTACAGCAGAGAATGGTGAATGTCCCATAATTATTTAG